One part of the Anaerolineae bacterium genome encodes these proteins:
- a CDS encoding Ribose ABC transport system, ATP-binding protein RbsA has product MQEILITEGLSKSYGGVHALKDFNFAVKPGEIHCLVGENGSGKSTFVKIVVGAISPDRGEIILNGHRYPRLSPIQAIHEGIQVIYQDLSLFPHLSVAENIAINRLIAQGRRWVDQREIKNTAEEQLTKIGISLDLSLPVEELSTANKQIVAICRALSLDAKLLFMDEPTTALTKVEVDRLLSIVMELKQKGLSVVFISHKLNEVFEVADIITILRDGRKVGDFKPQDLDYKTLTFHMTGRKVEYPRYQRQIEDNTPLLEVKNLSRKGNFENISFQLYPGDVIGLIGLLGSGRTELALSLFGLNPPDSGQIYVKGQPVKIDSPFIARRFGIGLLPEDRQTKGLFLKKSVEENISVTLLEKIVSKLGVIRKKIKRLYSIQATEKMRIVVPDVETTVQNLSGGNQQKTIFARWAMTDPSIFILDSPTVGVDVGSKAEIYELIQSFAAKGVGIILITDEMPELIANCNKALVLRNGQVVAELSEKDLSSPDVSGRIQLLMSTNGNNRHSRKREEV; this is encoded by the coding sequence ATGCAGGAAATCTTGATTACTGAAGGATTGAGCAAATCTTATGGGGGCGTTCATGCCCTGAAGGACTTTAACTTTGCCGTCAAGCCAGGTGAAATTCACTGTTTGGTTGGCGAAAATGGTTCGGGTAAATCAACTTTTGTCAAAATCGTTGTTGGTGCAATTTCTCCCGATCGAGGCGAGATCATTCTAAATGGACATCGTTATCCACGTCTTTCCCCGATTCAAGCGATTCACGAGGGTATCCAGGTTATTTATCAAGATCTATCGCTATTCCCCCATCTGAGCGTTGCTGAAAACATCGCCATAAATCGCTTAATTGCCCAAGGAAGACGCTGGGTTGATCAAAGAGAAATAAAAAACACAGCTGAAGAACAACTTACTAAAATTGGCATCTCTCTCGATCTTTCATTACCGGTAGAAGAACTTTCTACTGCGAATAAACAAATTGTGGCTATCTGCCGTGCTCTCAGTCTGGATGCAAAGCTCCTTTTTATGGATGAACCGACAACCGCTCTCACGAAAGTTGAAGTAGATCGGTTGCTTTCGATTGTCATGGAACTTAAACAAAAAGGATTATCGGTGGTGTTTATCAGTCATAAGCTCAATGAAGTGTTCGAAGTGGCTGATATTATTACCATCTTACGGGATGGTCGAAAAGTTGGGGATTTCAAACCCCAGGATTTAGATTACAAAACCTTAACCTTCCACATGACTGGGCGGAAGGTGGAATATCCAAGGTATCAACGCCAAATTGAGGACAACACTCCCTTATTAGAGGTTAAAAATCTCTCTCGAAAAGGCAATTTTGAAAACATCTCTTTTCAACTCTACCCTGGCGATGTAATTGGGTTGATCGGTCTATTAGGGTCTGGGCGCACCGAGCTGGCATTATCGCTGTTTGGGTTGAACCCGCCCGATTCTGGTCAAATTTATGTCAAGGGGCAACCGGTCAAAATTGATTCACCGTTTATCGCCCGTCGGTTCGGGATCGGACTCTTACCAGAAGACCGTCAGACAAAAGGATTGTTCTTGAAAAAGAGCGTTGAAGAGAACATTTCGGTAACTTTGCTAGAAAAAATTGTTTCTAAGTTAGGAGTCATAAGAAAGAAAATTAAACGTTTGTACAGTATACAAGCAACCGAAAAAATGCGAATTGTAGTACCAGATGTGGAAACAACTGTCCAGAATTTATCGGGAGGCAATCAGCAGAAAACGATTTTTGCTCGCTGGGCAATGACGGACCCAAGTATTTTTATCCTGGACAGCCCAACTGTGGGAGTTGATGTTGGTTCAAAAGCTGAAATTTATGAGCTTATCCAGAGCTTTGCTGCAAAGGGTGTCGGTATCATTCTCATTACGGATGAAATGCCAGAATTGATAGCTAATTGTAATAAGGCACTGGTATTGAGGAATGGACAAGTGGTTGCTGAATTGTCCGAAAAAGACTTAAGCTCGCCTGATGTAAGCGGGCGAATTCAACTCCTGATGAGCACCAACGGAAACAATCGTCATTCGAGAAAAAGAGAAGAGGTATGA
- a CDS encoding Xylulose kinase encodes METYLLGIDLGTTGSKCLLIDEKGNLLARAVSEYPTLTPRPGWTEQDPEVWWIATVKSIRSVLEQSKVDPYKISGIGLTGQMHGLVLLDSSGQVLRPCILWNDQRTLEQCKQIEDRIGAENVVRYTGNMILTGFTAPKLLWVRQYEPQVYSKIGKILLPKDYIRYRLSGEFYSEVSDASGTSLFNVSKRQWSSEMLTGLDIPRLWLPEVSESPVCTTKVSKEAAVETGLISGTPIAGGGGDQAAQAFGIGIIEEGIISATIGTSGVVFAASNSYRIEPGGFLHAFCHAVPGMWHLMGVMLSAGGSLKWFRDTFGREEITLAQQSDLDPYSILVSHAQQVPPGSEGLMFLPYLSGERTPHNNPFARGVFFGISYRHNKAHFVRAVLEGVAFGLLDSLEVIKQLGIDSREIVLSGGGARSEVWQRILTDVFGKPTVTTNSDEGAAFGAALLAGVGTQIFTSPRDAVSKTIKTEKRMYPGENRAIYQDYYPVFKSLYSALKVEYLQMHTLVEKYAV; translated from the coding sequence GTGGAGACGTATTTATTAGGAATTGATTTAGGGACAACGGGTAGCAAATGTCTGCTCATTGACGAAAAAGGGAATCTGTTGGCACGCGCCGTTAGCGAATATCCTACCCTTACGCCTCGTCCGGGTTGGACTGAACAAGACCCTGAGGTCTGGTGGATTGCCACCGTAAAATCTATTCGTTCGGTTTTAGAACAGTCCAAGGTCGATCCCTATAAGATTTCAGGGATTGGATTAACTGGACAAATGCATGGATTGGTTTTACTTGATTCTTCAGGACAGGTTTTGCGTCCTTGTATCCTCTGGAACGATCAACGCACCCTTGAGCAGTGCAAGCAAATCGAGGATAGGATTGGAGCCGAAAACGTTGTACGCTATACTGGAAATATGATCCTTACGGGTTTTACCGCCCCAAAGTTACTCTGGGTAAGGCAATACGAACCACAGGTATATTCCAAAATCGGAAAGATCCTGCTTCCCAAAGATTATATCCGTTATCGCTTGAGCGGCGAATTTTATTCTGAAGTTTCTGATGCATCTGGAACTTCACTGTTTAACGTGTCGAAAAGGCAATGGTCCTCAGAAATGCTAACAGGATTGGATATCCCTCGTCTGTGGTTGCCAGAGGTAAGCGAATCTCCAGTTTGTACCACCAAGGTATCAAAAGAAGCTGCTGTAGAGACTGGACTCATATCTGGAACTCCTATTGCAGGGGGAGGTGGAGATCAAGCAGCACAGGCTTTTGGAATTGGTATTATTGAGGAGGGGATCATCTCGGCTACGATTGGAACCTCCGGTGTGGTATTTGCAGCTTCGAACTCATATCGAATTGAACCTGGGGGATTCCTTCATGCATTCTGTCACGCTGTGCCAGGGATGTGGCACTTAATGGGTGTTATGCTTTCGGCTGGCGGAAGTTTGAAGTGGTTTCGAGATACATTTGGGAGAGAGGAAATCACTTTAGCTCAACAATCTGATCTTGATCCGTATAGTATTCTTGTATCACATGCTCAGCAAGTCCCTCCTGGTTCGGAGGGATTAATGTTTTTACCTTACCTCTCAGGTGAAAGAACTCCTCATAATAATCCCTTTGCTCGTGGAGTATTTTTCGGTATCTCCTACCGTCACAACAAAGCTCATTTTGTTCGTGCTGTTCTAGAGGGTGTTGCCTTTGGCTTGTTGGACTCTTTAGAAGTTATTAAACAGTTAGGAATTGATTCAAGGGAAATTGTCCTCTCTGGTGGAGGAGCTCGAAGTGAAGTATGGCAACGAATATTGACGGATGTGTTTGGTAAGCCAACTGTAACAACAAATAGCGATGAAGGAGCTGCTTTTGGAGCTGCTCTCTTAGCGGGGGTTGGGACACAGATATTTACCAGCCCTCGAGACGCGGTTTCGAAAACAATAAAGACCGAAAAAAGAATGTATCCTGGAGAAAATAGGGCAATTTATCAAGATTACTATCCTGTTTTTAAGTCGTTGTATTCAGCGCTTAAGGTAGAATATCTACAAATGCACACACTGGTAGAAAAATATGCCGTTTAA
- a CDS encoding Maltodextrin glucosidase has translation MTYSYNPNSETWWREGVFYQIYPRSFADSNGDGNGDLGGILAHLDHLNDGTPQSLGVDAIWLSPIYPSPFDDMGYDVSDYCDIHPMFGSLQDFDNLLRAAHQRNLRLLMDLVFNHTSYLHPWFQKSRSSRQNPKRDWYIWKDPSPRGKVPNNWQSVFGGSAWEWDEATQQYYYHMFLPQQPDLNWRNPAVREALYDVMRFWLERGVDGFRLDVVNAYFKDALFRDNPPRFGLRGYDRQKHLYDKDQPELLEVYAEMRQLLDSYPERMCVGEVMDGHPELNARYCGEGKLHLIFDFNFTRQPWHPAAFQNAVLRAEANLPPGGWPCYTLSNHDISRHLSRYGGRYPHERAKVAAAMLLTLRGTPFLYQGEEIGMRDGKIPYAMIQDPPGKRYYPFYKGRDPVRTPIPWDDSAGGGFTSGKPWLPLNSDYRQVNVAAQRDDPNSVFSFYRKLIWLRKDCPALRRGSFEPLIRRPSDGLAYLRRSEGQTILVALNFFALPATLRLDFDLPAQKWRTILGTHREADEEVALERTIQLSPHEVWLAEAI, from the coding sequence ATGACATATTCATATAATCCAAACTCCGAAACCTGGTGGCGCGAGGGGGTCTTTTATCAAATCTATCCGCGCAGTTTTGCCGATAGCAATGGCGATGGCAACGGCGATTTAGGCGGTATCCTTGCCCACCTCGACCATCTGAACGATGGAACTCCGCAGTCGTTGGGCGTCGATGCAATCTGGCTCTCTCCGATTTACCCCTCTCCTTTCGACGATATGGGATATGATGTTTCTGATTATTGTGATATCCACCCCATGTTTGGCAGCTTGCAAGACTTTGACAACCTGCTTCGGGCTGCCCATCAGCGCAATCTTCGCCTGTTAATGGATCTGGTGTTCAACCATACTTCTTACCTGCACCCCTGGTTTCAAAAGTCACGCAGTTCGCGCCAGAACCCGAAGCGGGACTGGTACATCTGGAAAGACCCTTCGCCGCGCGGCAAAGTCCCAAATAACTGGCAATCGGTCTTCGGTGGGAGTGCCTGGGAGTGGGATGAAGCCACGCAGCAATACTACTATCACATGTTCCTGCCTCAGCAACCCGATTTGAACTGGCGCAACCCCGCTGTTCGGGAAGCCCTCTATGACGTGATGCGCTTCTGGTTGGAGCGCGGCGTGGACGGTTTCCGCCTGGATGTGGTCAATGCTTACTTCAAGGATGCCTTGTTTCGCGATAACCCTCCCCGGTTCGGATTGCGCGGTTATGACCGCCAAAAGCATCTCTATGATAAGGATCAACCTGAATTGTTAGAAGTCTACGCTGAGATGCGCCAATTGCTGGATAGCTATCCCGAACGAATGTGTGTGGGCGAGGTCATGGATGGTCATCCCGAATTGAATGCCCGCTACTGCGGCGAAGGGAAGCTACATCTAATCTTCGACTTCAACTTTACCCGCCAGCCATGGCACCCGGCCGCCTTTCAGAACGCGGTTTTACGCGCCGAAGCCAACCTGCCACCCGGCGGCTGGCCCTGTTACACACTGAGCAACCACGATATCTCGCGCCATCTCTCCCGCTATGGCGGCCGTTATCCTCACGAGCGAGCCAAAGTGGCTGCCGCCATGTTACTCACCCTGCGCGGCACACCCTTCCTCTATCAGGGGGAAGAAATTGGGATGAGAGATGGAAAAATCCCTTACGCGATGATCCAGGACCCACCCGGCAAGCGTTACTATCCTTTTTATAAGGGACGTGACCCGGTGCGCACGCCAATTCCCTGGGATGACTCTGCGGGTGGCGGTTTTACCAGCGGCAAACCCTGGTTGCCCTTAAATTCGGACTACCGTCAGGTCAACGTAGCTGCCCAACGGGATGATCCAAATTCCGTCTTTAGCTTTTACCGCAAGCTGATCTGGTTGCGCAAAGACTGCCCCGCCTTACGGCGCGGTTCTTTTGAGCCTTTGATCCGCCGCCCCAGCGATGGGTTAGCTTACCTGCGCAGGAGCGAAGGGCAGACCATCCTGGTTGCCTTGAACTTCTTTGCTCTGCCGGCAACCCTGCGGCTTGATTTTGATCTACCCGCTCAGAAATGGAGGACGATCCTCGGCACCCATCGAGAGGCGGATGAAGAGGTTGCTCTCGAGCGCACGATTCAACTCTCCCCGCATGAAGTGTGGCTCGCCGAGGCGATTTAG
- a CDS encoding Dipeptidase, with the protein MCDSFVALSNVTQNGTVIFAKSADCEVNEANAIVRIPRQKHVKGEAVRLTHLVIPQAEETYEVFLTKAFWTYGAEIGINEYGLAMGEEAVYTTEMHEEQDGVIGPDLVRLGLERAKNCQEALQVMIDLLEKYGQGGSAELKGNSHFDSSFLMADSQEAYILETAGRNWAIRKIDSFDSISNLLTISDNYTRCSLTTSKAALNWAQRFALPEYPPNLGSVERQTTTYQALKNQQGKITVKTFFEIMRHHGEGYHPATATAHRNICVHAGPQENRWWQADGVMVTEVGEHGVIAWVTGTSGTCVSIFKPVFLGVELPDIGPVPTEHFDPRSLWWKHELLHRRAMADFENLVPEIRKDFDIIEEQFLAEAETVKKGTLAEKKDFMDYCFAIAMQATERWIATLRARKDLKFKDEGYRAMWQKLNAEAGLVGLPA; encoded by the coding sequence ATGTGTGATTCATTTGTCGCTTTATCCAATGTCACCCAAAATGGCACCGTGATATTTGCGAAGAGCGCAGATTGCGAGGTTAACGAGGCCAATGCAATCGTGCGCATTCCGCGTCAAAAACATGTCAAAGGAGAAGCCGTACGCCTGACTCATCTGGTGATACCCCAAGCAGAGGAGACGTATGAAGTCTTCCTGACGAAAGCATTTTGGACCTACGGAGCCGAGATCGGTATCAACGAATATGGTCTGGCAATGGGGGAAGAAGCCGTTTATACAACCGAGATGCACGAAGAACAGGATGGCGTGATTGGACCCGATCTGGTGCGCTTGGGGTTAGAAAGGGCAAAGAACTGTCAGGAAGCCCTTCAGGTAATGATCGATCTGCTAGAGAAATACGGTCAGGGAGGCTCGGCTGAACTGAAAGGAAATTCTCATTTTGATAGCAGTTTTTTGATGGCAGATTCTCAGGAGGCTTATATTTTAGAAACAGCAGGGCGGAATTGGGCAATCCGAAAAATTGATTCATTTGACTCTATTTCGAATTTGCTCACGATTTCCGACAACTATACGCGTTGCTCTCTGACTACCAGCAAAGCAGCCTTGAATTGGGCGCAACGTTTTGCTCTGCCAGAATATCCTCCCAATCTGGGCTCGGTCGAACGACAGACAACCACTTATCAAGCCCTGAAAAACCAACAGGGGAAAATTACGGTAAAGACATTCTTTGAAATCATGCGCCATCATGGGGAAGGCTATCACCCTGCAACAGCAACGGCGCATCGTAATATTTGTGTCCATGCCGGACCTCAAGAAAATCGCTGGTGGCAGGCAGATGGTGTCATGGTCACAGAGGTAGGCGAACACGGTGTCATTGCCTGGGTCACCGGTACTTCGGGCACCTGTGTTTCAATTTTTAAACCTGTTTTCCTGGGAGTTGAACTGCCCGATATTGGACCGGTGCCTACCGAGCATTTTGATCCCCGCTCTCTGTGGTGGAAACATGAATTGCTGCATCGCCGCGCCATGGCAGATTTTGAAAACCTCGTGCCGGAAATCCGTAAAGATTTCGATATAATCGAAGAACAGTTTCTGGCAGAAGCAGAAACCGTCAAAAAAGGGACGCTTGCCGAGAAGAAAGATTTTATGGACTACTGCTTTGCTATCGCTATGCAGGCTACCGAAAGATGGATCGCTACCCTGCGCGCTCGAAAGGATTTAAAGTTTAAGGACGAAGGCTACCGGGCTATGTGGCAAAAGTTAAATGCAGAAGCCGGTTTAGTGGGTCTACCCGCTTAG
- a CDS encoding Acetamidase, which produces MVTQIDRKKLFFAFSPDIVPAERVQQGEEVLLETHDCFEGQIQTSADLVDSLDWNHVNPATGPVYIEGAKPGDVLRVELLEIKIGDQASMVTIPGEGALGDVITEMETAILKRVGESVIFKDKIRIPIQPMIGVIGVAPAEGSVPNGTPGPHGGNLDCKLMRQGSIAYFTVGVEGALFGAGDFHAVMGDGEIVVCGAEIPGELRFRARVVPELKGLPTPFVETDDLVSTIFSAPTADEAAHGAIHNMAKFLTEFVKIPLNDAGMLMSIVGELKFCQVVDPLKTVRFEFPKWVLKEYGFSL; this is translated from the coding sequence ATGGTTACTCAAATCGATCGTAAAAAACTGTTCTTTGCTTTCTCGCCCGATATTGTCCCTGCAGAAAGAGTACAACAAGGCGAAGAAGTCTTGCTGGAAACTCACGATTGTTTTGAAGGGCAGATACAAACCAGCGCAGATCTGGTTGATTCGCTGGATTGGAATCACGTCAACCCTGCTACCGGCCCGGTCTATATCGAAGGAGCCAAACCGGGCGATGTCTTGCGGGTCGAATTGCTGGAAATAAAGATTGGCGATCAGGCAAGTATGGTGACGATCCCTGGCGAAGGGGCTTTGGGTGATGTGATTACCGAAATGGAAACCGCCATTCTTAAAAGAGTTGGGGAAAGTGTCATTTTCAAAGACAAAATTCGCATCCCAATCCAACCGATGATCGGCGTAATCGGCGTTGCGCCTGCAGAAGGCAGCGTTCCCAATGGCACGCCAGGCCCGCACGGTGGAAATTTAGATTGCAAGCTGATGCGTCAGGGAAGCATTGCCTATTTCACCGTCGGGGTGGAAGGAGCCTTGTTCGGAGCAGGCGATTTCCATGCTGTCATGGGGGACGGTGAGATCGTTGTGTGCGGAGCGGAAATTCCAGGTGAGTTACGGTTTCGGGCGCGCGTTGTGCCCGAGCTAAAGGGTCTACCCACCCCCTTTGTCGAAACAGACGACCTGGTTTCAACCATCTTCTCTGCTCCAACAGCAGATGAGGCTGCGCACGGTGCCATCCATAACATGGCAAAGTTTCTGACTGAATTCGTCAAAATACCGTTGAACGATGCCGGAATGCTGATGAGCATTGTCGGCGAGTTGAAGTTCTGTCAGGTAGTCGATCCCCTCAAGACCGTTCGCTTTGAGTTTCCGAAATGGGTTTTGAAAGAGTACGGCTTCAGCCTGTAG
- a CDS encoding D-lyxose isomerase, translating to MISRQEYQEAVEYTLNKLRENKIILSQAEIDRIEVADFGLGKLRQTGLQLITYINTERVCAKELILFPYQTCPEHYHPPIGNDPGKEETFRCRVGEVFLYVEGNPTPSPSCQPPEEDKEYYTVFHEIHLKPGDQYTLMPNIKHWFQAGSEGAIVSEFSTTSRDEFDVFTDPRIKRIPEIS from the coding sequence ATGATTTCACGTCAGGAATATCAAGAAGCTGTCGAATATACTCTGAACAAGCTCAGAGAGAACAAAATCATTCTCTCGCAAGCAGAAATTGATAGAATCGAAGTGGCGGATTTCGGTTTGGGAAAACTAAGGCAAACCGGTTTGCAACTGATTACCTACATCAACACCGAGCGAGTCTGTGCAAAAGAATTAATATTATTCCCTTATCAAACCTGTCCTGAGCATTATCATCCTCCCATCGGTAATGATCCAGGAAAAGAAGAAACATTTCGCTGTCGGGTTGGTGAAGTTTTTCTCTATGTAGAAGGTAATCCAACACCAAGTCCTTCTTGTCAACCACCGGAAGAAGATAAAGAATATTATACGGTCTTTCATGAGATTCACTTGAAACCAGGAGATCAATATACGCTCATGCCAAATATAAAACACTGGTTTCAGGCAGGAAGCGAAGGGGCAATTGTATCTGAGTTCTCGACAACTAGCAGGGATGAATTTGATGTTTTCACAGACCCAAGGATCAAGCGTATACCCGAAATTTCATAA
- a CDS encoding Ribose ABC transport system, periplasmic ribose-binding protein RbsB has product MKRLIVTTILLISIFAAGCTTPATQAPAETQPPVATEAPAQPEATEAPATEELEIVMVAKHEGISWFDDMRTGVEQFGKDYGVKAYQIAPEGGDPAKQVQMVEDLIAKGVDAILVVPNDPTAMEPVLKKAKEKGIVVVSHEAQQLASIVDYDVEAFRNEDFGVLMFETLAKAMNYEGEFTGFVGALTMQTHMQWYEAGLKHVQENYPNMKFVSDQPYEDKNDEKIAYDKVQEILKTFPNLKGLFGTSVSSTTMEGLVLKEKNNKNIKVVGLALPSVTGPYIKEGWVVQGQCWRPADAGYVSALIAYKVLTGEKIESGMNLVKPGYESVVVEGNVIFGNAPLILTPDTVDQYPF; this is encoded by the coding sequence ATGAAACGCCTAATCGTGACAACAATTCTGCTCATCTCTATCTTTGCGGCCGGATGTACAACTCCAGCCACCCAAGCACCAGCGGAAACCCAACCTCCAGTAGCAACTGAAGCCCCCGCTCAACCAGAAGCTACCGAAGCTCCTGCGACAGAAGAGTTGGAAATTGTAATGGTCGCAAAACACGAAGGAATTTCCTGGTTTGATGATATGCGCACTGGCGTTGAGCAATTTGGCAAAGATTATGGTGTAAAAGCATACCAAATTGCCCCTGAAGGCGGTGATCCGGCTAAGCAAGTCCAGATGGTTGAAGACCTGATTGCAAAAGGTGTGGATGCCATTCTGGTTGTACCGAATGATCCAACTGCTATGGAACCAGTGTTGAAGAAGGCTAAAGAAAAAGGCATCGTGGTTGTCAGTCATGAAGCACAACAATTAGCTTCGATTGTTGACTATGATGTGGAGGCATTTCGGAATGAGGACTTTGGTGTCCTGATGTTTGAGACTCTGGCAAAGGCAATGAATTATGAAGGTGAATTCACTGGATTTGTCGGTGCTCTGACGATGCAGACTCATATGCAATGGTATGAGGCAGGCTTGAAGCATGTCCAGGAAAATTATCCCAACATGAAATTTGTTTCCGACCAACCCTATGAGGATAAGAACGACGAAAAAATTGCTTATGATAAAGTTCAAGAAATCCTTAAGACATTCCCTAATTTGAAAGGGCTCTTTGGCACTTCGGTATCTTCAACCACAATGGAAGGGTTGGTGCTGAAAGAGAAAAACAACAAGAATATTAAGGTTGTAGGCCTGGCTCTCCCTTCTGTTACCGGCCCTTACATCAAGGAAGGCTGGGTAGTACAAGGACAGTGCTGGCGACCTGCGGATGCCGGTTACGTCTCGGCTTTGATCGCCTACAAAGTCCTGACTGGCGAAAAGATCGAGAGCGGCATGAATCTTGTGAAACCTGGTTATGAGAGTGTAGTCGTTGAAGGAAATGTGATTTTTGGTAACGCCCCTCTGATCCTGACCCCTGATACAGTTGATCAGTATCCATTCTAA
- a CDS encoding Phosphoserine aminotransferase: protein MRVHNFNPGPAALPLEVLQQAQAEMLDFRGTGMSVMEISHRSKDFEAILTEAQNDLRDLLQIPENYKILFLQGGASLHFAMLAMNFRPNDSLADYIITGTWSKKAYKEAQKTGPAHIAANLESENFTRLPAQSELDLDPKAAYVHFTSNETIHGVEYFEEPVPPPGVPLICDASSDFISHPINVSKYGMIYAGAQKNAGPAGVVICIIREDLLERVPENLPDLLNYRVLAKENSLLNTPPCWNIYIVGLVLKWLKGLGGLEGIYKRNQQKAALVYQAIDESGGFYRGHAKSDRSLMNVTFRLPSEALEDQFASEAKKQGLIGLKGHRSVGGIRASLYNAVSLEAVQALVSFMKDFQQKNG from the coding sequence ATGCGTGTGCACAATTTCAATCCTGGACCAGCCGCCTTACCTCTGGAAGTATTACAACAAGCCCAGGCGGAAATGTTAGATTTTCGTGGCACGGGTATGTCGGTGATGGAGATCAGCCACCGCTCGAAAGATTTTGAAGCCATCCTCACCGAAGCCCAAAACGATTTGCGAGACTTACTTCAGATTCCCGAAAATTACAAAATCCTTTTCCTGCAGGGAGGAGCCTCCTTGCACTTTGCGATGCTGGCGATGAACTTTCGCCCGAACGACAGTTTGGCTGACTATATCATCACGGGTACGTGGAGCAAAAAAGCCTACAAAGAAGCCCAAAAAACCGGACCGGCACACATTGCTGCCAATCTGGAAAGCGAGAATTTCACCCGCTTACCTGCCCAATCCGAGCTTGACCTTGACCCGAAGGCTGCGTACGTTCACTTTACATCCAACGAAACCATTCATGGAGTCGAATATTTTGAAGAGCCTGTTCCACCGCCAGGGGTACCATTGATCTGTGATGCCTCGTCGGATTTTATCAGTCATCCCATTAATGTTTCCAAATATGGGATGATTTACGCCGGAGCTCAAAAGAACGCCGGACCGGCTGGCGTGGTGATCTGCATCATTCGTGAAGATTTGCTGGAACGCGTGCCAGAAAATTTGCCGGATTTATTGAATTATCGCGTTTTGGCTAAAGAAAACTCCCTCCTCAATACGCCGCCTTGCTGGAATATCTACATTGTGGGTCTTGTTTTGAAATGGCTCAAAGGTCTTGGCGGATTGGAAGGGATCTACAAACGCAACCAGCAAAAAGCTGCCCTGGTCTATCAGGCGATTGATGAGAGCGGGGGTTTTTATCGCGGCCACGCCAAATCGGATCGCTCCCTGATGAATGTTACGTTCCGCCTGCCTTCCGAAGCGTTAGAAGACCAATTCGCCAGCGAAGCCAAAAAACAAGGGCTGATCGGCCTGAAGGGTCATCGCTCAGTGGGAGGCATTCGCGCTTCGCTCTATAATGCCGTCTCTCTGGAAGCCGTCCAGGCACTGGTCAGCTTTATGAAGGATTTTCAGCAGAAAAACGGGTAA
- a CDS encoding Ribose operon repressor: protein MEADQKSKKKTITIKDVAKEAGVSLGTASRVLSGRGYSSEESRKKVHEAVRRLGYTPNDLARKLKQTRTDTIGLMITDIINPFYSFLASGVLDYARKLGYHVIVCATDEEPELEREYLDVLMKQRAAGVIAVPTGQNVDHWQKAIKLGMKIVFVDREMKELSENDVILVDNEQGAKDAVEYLIKNGHERIGIITGPLSTTTGRGRLEGYLMALQQHNIPISDELIKVVSFKGESGIEAATGLLNLPQRPTAIFAANNALAEATIHVIREHHLHIPKDISLVIFDDVPWASLTSPPITAVYQPTYLLGRYGMEHLDRILNDDTPRPRQKIVLGTELIIRESCAPPVHALKEVSK, encoded by the coding sequence ATGGAAGCTGATCAAAAATCTAAAAAGAAAACCATAACCATCAAAGATGTTGCGAAGGAAGCCGGTGTATCGCTGGGTACTGCTTCCCGGGTTCTAAGTGGAAGAGGATACTCCAGTGAAGAAAGCCGCAAGAAAGTTCATGAAGCAGTTCGGAGATTGGGATATACCCCGAATGATTTAGCCAGAAAGCTAAAACAAACCAGGACGGATACCATTGGGTTGATGATTACAGACATCATTAACCCTTTTTATTCCTTTTTAGCCAGTGGCGTACTGGATTATGCTCGTAAACTTGGATATCACGTAATTGTCTGTGCCACTGATGAAGAGCCAGAGCTTGAACGCGAATATCTCGACGTTTTGATGAAACAACGTGCGGCGGGGGTTATAGCTGTTCCAACAGGGCAAAACGTTGATCATTGGCAGAAAGCCATAAAATTGGGAATGAAAATTGTTTTTGTAGATCGTGAAATGAAGGAGCTAAGCGAAAATGATGTGATTCTGGTAGACAACGAACAGGGGGCGAAGGATGCAGTTGAGTACTTAATAAAGAATGGACACGAACGGATTGGCATAATTACAGGACCTTTATCCACAACAACGGGACGGGGGCGATTGGAAGGTTATTTAATGGCTTTACAACAGCACAATATTCCCATATCTGATGAGCTTATAAAAGTGGTGAGCTTCAAGGGGGAGAGCGGTATAGAAGCTGCTACGGGTCTGTTGAATCTTCCTCAAAGACCCACTGCTATCTTTGCCGCTAATAATGCCCTGGCTGAGGCAACCATCCATGTAATTCGCGAGCATCATCTTCACATTCCCAAGGATATATCATTGGTGATTTTTGATGATGTTCCATGGGCTTCGCTGACTAGTCCTCCGATTACTGCTGTATATCAGCCAACCTATCTGCTTGGGCGTTATGGGATGGAGCATCTGGATCGCATACTCAATGATGATACACCCCGACCGCGTCAGAAAATTGTCTTGGGAACAGAATTAATCATTCGCGAGAGTTGTGCTCCACCGGTTCATGCCTTGAAGGAGGTTAGCAAATGA